In Colwellia sp. PAMC 20917, a single genomic region encodes these proteins:
- a CDS encoding succinate dehydrogenase iron-sulfur subunit yields MKQIFSIYRYNPDVDNAPYMKDYELDIPEGSDMMVLDALILLKEQDTTISFRRSCREGVCGSDGMNINGKNGLACITPLSAVPAKKIVLRPLPGLPVVRDLVIDMTQFYNQYEKIKPFLINDGKNPPAREHLQSIEEREKLDGLYECILCACCSTSCPSFWWNPDKFIGPAGLLHAYRFLIDSRDTATEERLDGLQDAYSVFRCHGIMNCVDVCPKGLNPTKAIGHIKSMLISRAV; encoded by the coding sequence ATGAAACAAATTTTTTCGATTTATCGTTACAACCCTGATGTTGATAATGCACCTTACATGAAAGATTATGAGCTGGATATTCCAGAAGGCTCAGATATGATGGTACTTGATGCACTTATTTTATTAAAAGAGCAAGATACGACTATCTCTTTCCGTCGTTCATGTCGTGAGGGAGTATGTGGCTCTGACGGTATGAATATTAACGGTAAAAATGGTTTAGCTTGTATTACACCATTATCGGCTGTTCCAGCAAAGAAAATAGTGTTACGCCCTTTACCTGGTTTACCGGTAGTACGTGATTTAGTTATTGATATGACACAGTTCTATAATCAATATGAAAAAATCAAGCCGTTCTTAATTAACGATGGTAAAAACCCTCCAGCACGTGAGCATCTTCAATCGATCGAAGAGCGCGAAAAGCTTGATGGTTTATATGAGTGTATTTTATGTGCTTGTTGTTCAACTTCTTGTCCGTCTTTCTGGTGGAACCCAGATAAGTTTATTGGACCAGCAGGTTTGTTGCATGCTTATCGCTTCTTAATTGATAGCCGTGATACTGCAACTGAAGAACGTTTAGATGGTTTGCAAGATGCCTACAGCGTATTCCGTTGTCATGGTATTATGAACTGTGTTGATGTTTGTCCAAAAGGATTAAACCCAACGAAAGCTATCGGCCATATTAAGTCGATGTTGATTTCACGCGCAGTATAA
- a CDS encoding 2-oxoglutarate dehydrogenase E1 component produces the protein MPEGTMKAWLESSHLSGANATYIEELYESYLDNSQSVSAEWRTLFQQLPKIEGADLEFRHSEIRNEFKELAKQSHKTVVVSGSSDAKQVKVLQLINAFRFRGHQNANLDPLGLWKRDKVRDLQLSHHELSENDFDTEFNVGSFATSQDAMKLGDLYNALKTTYCGSIGAEYMHITDTDEKRWIQQRLESVQSQAKFSVEQKEEILKGLIAADGICKYLGAKFPGAKRFSLEGGDALIPMLKELISRAGTQGTKEVVIGMAHRGRLNVLVNVMGKNPSKLFDEFGGKHDEILSSGDVKYHQGYSSDFVTPGGNVHLALAFNPSHLEIVNPVVIGSVRARQDRRGDKVGDTVLPVTIHGDAAIAGQGVVQETFNMSQARAFKVGGTIRIVVNNQVGFTTSNPADTRSGEYCTEIAKMVSAPILHVNGDDPEAVILATQIALDYRNEFKRDVVIDLVCYRRHGHNEADEPSATQPLMYKKIKKHPTPRQLYAQQLDTEGSINLDKSNELTSYYRKLLDEGQCTVEQWRPMTEHSVDWTPYLGHEWDDDYDKEISVEKLKELAGKLSTYPETHPVQGRVKKIYDDRVKMASGEKLLDWGMAENLAYASIVDLGKRVRITGQDSGRGTFFHRHAVLHNQDDASKYLPLQNIREGQGPFDIHDSVLSEVSVVAFEYGYTTAEPAGLTIWEAQFGDFANCAQVVFDQFISSGEQKWGRLCGLTMLLPHGYEGQGPEHSSARLERFLQLCADHNMQVCVPSTPAQVFNMLRRQVVRPMRRPLVVMSPKSLLRHPLAVSSLEELSTGVFHNVIGEVDDIDPKKVTRVVFCSGKVYYELLDQRRKSEQENVVIIRIEQLYPFPEEELQAELAKYQHVKQFVWCQEEPQNQGAWYCSQHHFRAAIPEGTYLTYAGRKASAAPAVGYMSVHVKEQQALVNDALSVED, from the coding sequence ATGCCCGAAGGTACAATGAAGGCTTGGTTAGAGTCTTCTCATTTAAGTGGTGCTAACGCTACTTATATTGAAGAATTATACGAATCTTATTTGGATAACTCCCAATCTGTTTCTGCAGAATGGCGAACGTTATTCCAACAACTTCCAAAAATTGAAGGTGCTGACTTAGAATTCAGGCACTCTGAAATCCGCAATGAATTTAAAGAATTAGCTAAGCAATCCCATAAAACTGTTGTTGTTTCTGGTAGCAGTGATGCCAAACAAGTTAAAGTTTTACAGCTAATTAATGCTTTTCGTTTTCGTGGACATCAAAATGCCAACCTTGACCCATTAGGTTTGTGGAAGCGAGATAAGGTACGCGATTTACAACTGTCGCATCATGAACTTTCAGAAAACGACTTTGATACAGAGTTCAACGTCGGCTCATTTGCTACTTCTCAAGATGCGATGAAGTTAGGTGACTTATACAATGCCCTTAAAACTACTTACTGTGGTTCTATCGGTGCTGAATATATGCACATTACTGACACCGATGAAAAACGTTGGATCCAACAACGTTTAGAGTCTGTTCAGTCGCAAGCAAAATTTTCTGTCGAGCAAAAAGAAGAAATTCTTAAAGGCCTTATCGCTGCCGATGGTATTTGTAAATACCTTGGGGCTAAGTTCCCAGGCGCTAAACGTTTCTCCCTTGAAGGTGGTGATGCGTTAATACCTATGCTGAAAGAGCTTATTTCTCGTGCTGGTACGCAAGGCACTAAAGAAGTTGTTATTGGTATGGCTCACCGTGGCCGTTTAAATGTTTTAGTTAACGTGATGGGTAAAAATCCGTCGAAGTTATTTGACGAGTTTGGCGGTAAACACGATGAAATTTTATCTTCAGGTGATGTTAAATATCACCAAGGTTATTCATCAGATTTTGTAACGCCTGGTGGCAATGTTCATTTAGCTTTGGCCTTTAATCCATCGCATCTAGAAATTGTTAACCCTGTTGTTATTGGCTCAGTCCGTGCGCGTCAAGACAGACGTGGTGATAAAGTCGGTGATACGGTTCTTCCGGTTACTATTCATGGTGATGCTGCTATTGCCGGTCAGGGTGTGGTTCAAGAAACGTTTAATATGTCACAAGCACGTGCATTTAAAGTTGGCGGAACGATACGTATCGTTGTTAATAATCAGGTCGGATTTACAACGTCTAATCCTGCAGATACGCGCAGTGGTGAATATTGTACTGAAATTGCAAAAATGGTTTCAGCACCGATTCTTCATGTTAATGGCGATGACCCAGAAGCTGTTATCTTGGCAACACAAATTGCCCTTGATTATCGCAACGAATTTAAGCGTGATGTCGTTATCGACCTTGTTTGTTACCGTCGTCATGGTCACAATGAAGCTGATGAGCCTAGTGCAACGCAGCCATTGATGTACAAAAAAATTAAGAAACACCCAACACCTCGTCAACTCTATGCACAGCAACTTGATACAGAGGGTTCAATCAATTTAGATAAGTCGAATGAATTAACCTCTTATTATCGTAAATTGTTAGACGAAGGTCAGTGTACGGTTGAACAATGGCGACCTATGACAGAACATTCTGTCGATTGGACTCCATATCTTGGCCATGAGTGGGACGATGATTACGATAAAGAAATTTCTGTTGAAAAACTGAAAGAACTTGCCGGTAAATTGTCAACATATCCTGAGACTCATCCTGTACAAGGTCGTGTTAAGAAGATATACGATGATCGCGTTAAAATGGCATCGGGTGAAAAATTACTCGATTGGGGTATGGCAGAAAACTTAGCTTATGCCTCGATTGTTGATTTAGGTAAACGTGTTCGTATTACTGGGCAAGACTCTGGTCGCGGTACTTTTTTCCATCGTCATGCTGTTTTACATAACCAAGATGATGCGAGCAAATACTTACCTTTGCAAAATATTCGCGAAGGACAAGGTCCATTCGATATTCATGACTCAGTGTTGTCAGAAGTATCAGTAGTTGCCTTTGAATATGGCTATACCACAGCAGAGCCTGCAGGGCTTACTATTTGGGAAGCGCAATTTGGTGATTTTGCTAACTGTGCACAAGTAGTCTTTGACCAATTTATTAGTTCAGGTGAGCAAAAGTGGGGCCGTTTATGTGGTTTAACTATGTTGTTACCTCATGGCTATGAAGGTCAAGGTCCTGAGCATTCATCTGCACGATTAGAGCGTTTCTTGCAGCTTTGTGCCGATCACAATATGCAAGTTTGTGTGCCATCAACACCTGCGCAAGTATTTAACATGCTGCGTCGCCAAGTTGTTCGTCCTATGCGTCGTCCATTGGTTGTTATGTCGCCTAAGTCATTATTAAGACATCCTTTAGCGGTCTCTTCATTAGAAGAGCTATCGACCGGTGTGTTTCATAATGTCATTGGTGAAGTTGATGATATCGATCCGAAAAAAGTGACACGTGTCGTTTTTTGTAGTGGTAAAGTTTACTATGAATTACTTGATCAGCGTCGCAAGAGTGAGCAAGAAAATGTTGTTATCATTCGAATCGAGCAGCTATATCCATTTCCAGAGGAAGAGCTTCAAGCAGAGTTGGCCAAATACCAGCATGTTAAGCAATTCGTTTGGTGTCAGGAAGAACCGCAAAACCAAGGTGCATGGTATTGTTCACAGCATCACTTTAGAGCGGCAATACCTGAAGGTACTTATTTGACATATGCTGGTCGTAAGGCCTCTGCAGCACCAGCTGTAGGTTATATGTCTGTCCATGTAAAAGAACAACAAGCGCTAGTCAATGACGCGCTATCTGTTGAAGACTAG
- the odhB gene encoding 2-oxoglutarate dehydrogenase complex dihydrolipoyllysine-residue succinyltransferase, translating to MTTEIKVPVLPESVADATVATWHVQVGDKVSRDQVLVDIETDKVVLEVQAVVDGVITEISQAEGATVLGEQVIAILTEGDAAADVSAPAAAKPAAAAKSAPAAATAVKVIDIIVPVLPESVADATVATWHVAEGDTVSVDQNLVDIETDKVVLEVVAQDNGVIGKIIHVEGDTVLGSQVIGQLNAGATASASAATSEDAISSDELASPSVRRLMTEKGLTAANVRGTGKGGRISKEDVEAAANKPAPAAPAAKTAAATPVAQDLGGRTQKRVPMTRLRKTIAKRLLEAKNSTAMLTTFNEVNMKPIMDLRKQYKDLFEKTHDTRLGFMSFYVKAVTEALKRFPAVNASIDGDDIVYHNFFDISIAVSTPRGLVTPVLRDADQLGMAAIENGIRDLAIKGRDGKLSIEDMTGGNFTITNGGVFGSLLSTPILNLPQAAILGMHKIQDRPMAVDGKVEILPMMYLALSYDHRLIDGKESVGFLVAIKDLLEDPTRLLLDI from the coding sequence ATGACAACCGAAATTAAGGTTCCCGTTTTACCTGAATCTGTTGCTGATGCAACCGTAGCTACTTGGCATGTTCAAGTAGGTGATAAAGTTTCACGTGACCAAGTATTAGTAGATATTGAAACTGACAAAGTTGTGCTTGAAGTACAAGCTGTCGTTGATGGAGTGATCACTGAGATTTCTCAAGCCGAAGGCGCAACAGTATTGGGCGAGCAAGTCATTGCAATCCTCACTGAAGGCGATGCAGCAGCTGATGTTTCAGCTCCTGCAGCGGCAAAACCTGCAGCAGCGGCAAAATCAGCTCCTGCAGCGGCAACAGCAGTGAAAGTTATCGACATCATCGTACCGGTTTTACCTGAGTCTGTTGCTGATGCAACAGTTGCTACTTGGCATGTTGCTGAGGGTGATACAGTTTCTGTTGACCAAAACTTGGTTGATATCGAAACGGATAAAGTTGTTCTAGAAGTTGTTGCTCAAGACAATGGTGTGATTGGTAAGATAATCCACGTCGAAGGCGACACGGTATTAGGTTCACAAGTTATAGGCCAACTTAATGCGGGCGCAACAGCAAGTGCTTCTGCAGCTACTTCAGAAGATGCGATTAGCTCTGATGAATTAGCTAGCCCTTCTGTTCGTCGTTTAATGACAGAAAAAGGCTTAACAGCGGCTAATGTTAGAGGTACAGGTAAAGGTGGACGTATTTCTAAAGAAGATGTTGAAGCAGCGGCCAATAAACCTGCACCAGCAGCTCCTGCGGCAAAAACTGCTGCTGCGACACCTGTTGCACAAGATTTAGGCGGACGTACGCAAAAACGTGTACCTATGACACGTTTACGCAAAACAATTGCCAAACGTTTATTAGAAGCTAAAAACTCAACGGCAATGCTAACAACGTTTAACGAAGTTAACATGAAGCCAATTATGGATCTTCGTAAGCAATATAAAGATCTTTTTGAGAAGACGCATGATACGCGTTTAGGCTTTATGTCATTTTATGTTAAAGCGGTTACTGAAGCATTGAAACGCTTTCCAGCGGTTAATGCATCAATCGATGGTGACGATATTGTTTATCATAACTTTTTTGACATCTCAATTGCTGTTTCTACGCCGCGTGGCTTAGTAACACCAGTATTACGTGATGCAGATCAATTAGGTATGGCAGCGATTGAAAATGGTATTCGTGACTTAGCAATAAAAGGTCGCGACGGAAAGCTTTCAATTGAAGATATGACCGGCGGTAATTTCACGATTACTAACGGTGGTGTTTTTGGTTCATTACTTTCAACACCTATTTTAAACTTACCGCAAGCGGCTATTTTAGGTATGCATAAGATCCAAGACAGACCTATGGCTGTTGATGGAAAAGTTGAAATACTTCCTATGATGTACTTAGCACTTTCTTATGATCATCGTTTAATTGATGGTAAAGAATCTGTTGGCTTTTTAGTGGCAATTAAAGACTTGTTAGAAGATCCAACACGTCTACTTCTTGATATATAA
- the sucC gene encoding ADP-forming succinate--CoA ligase subunit beta — MNLHEYQAKQLFAEYGLPVSEGFACDTPQEAAEAADKIGGTMWVVKTQVHAGGRGKAGGVKLVKSKQEIKDFAQNWLGKNLVTYQTDANGQPVAKILVESCTDIANELYLGAVVDRASRRVVFMASTEGGVDIEKIAEETPELIHQAEIDPLVGAQPYQARELGFKLGLNPTQMKQFVKIFLGLAKMFEDFDFALLEINPLVITDEGNLHCLDGKIGIDGNALYRQPKMRAFHDPSQEDEREAHAARFELNYVALDGNVGCMVNGAGLAMGTMDIVNLHGGKPANFLDVGGGATKERVSEAFKIILSDDNVKAVLVNIFGGIVRCDMIAEGIIAAVKDVGVKVPVVVRLEGTNAEEGREVLKKSGLDIIAAESLTDAATKVVAAAEGK; from the coding sequence ATGAATTTGCATGAGTATCAAGCGAAACAATTATTCGCTGAATATGGTTTACCAGTTTCTGAAGGTTTCGCTTGCGATACACCTCAGGAAGCGGCAGAAGCGGCTGATAAAATCGGCGGCACTATGTGGGTTGTTAAAACTCAAGTTCACGCGGGCGGTCGCGGTAAAGCTGGCGGCGTTAAGCTAGTTAAATCTAAGCAAGAAATCAAAGATTTTGCTCAAAACTGGTTAGGTAAGAACTTAGTTACTTACCAAACTGACGCTAACGGTCAGCCAGTTGCTAAAATTTTAGTAGAAAGCTGTACAGATATTGCTAACGAATTATATCTTGGTGCTGTTGTTGACCGCGCTAGTCGTCGAGTAGTATTCATGGCCTCTACTGAAGGCGGTGTTGATATTGAGAAGATTGCTGAAGAAACGCCTGAGTTAATTCACCAAGCTGAAATCGATCCACTTGTTGGTGCTCAACCGTACCAAGCTCGTGAATTAGGTTTTAAGTTAGGTTTAAACCCGACGCAAATGAAGCAATTTGTTAAGATCTTTTTAGGTCTTGCAAAAATGTTTGAAGATTTCGATTTCGCTTTATTAGAAATCAACCCGTTAGTTATTACTGACGAAGGTAATCTTCACTGTTTAGATGGCAAAATTGGTATCGATGGTAATGCTTTATACCGTCAACCTAAAATGCGTGCGTTCCATGATCCATCTCAAGAAGATGAACGTGAAGCTCATGCTGCACGTTTTGAATTAAACTACGTAGCCTTAGACGGTAACGTTGGTTGTATGGTTAACGGTGCCGGCCTAGCAATGGGTACTATGGATATCGTTAATTTACACGGCGGCAAGCCAGCTAACTTCCTAGATGTTGGCGGCGGAGCAACGAAAGAACGTGTTTCTGAAGCATTCAAAATCATTCTTTCTGACGACAACGTTAAAGCTGTTTTAGTTAACATCTTTGGTGGCATTGTACGTTGTGACATGATTGCTGAAGGTATTATCGCTGCAGTTAAAGATGTAGGCGTTAAAGTACCTGTAGTTGTACGTTTAGAAGGTACAAATGCTGAAGAAGGTCGTGAAGTTCTTAA